DNA sequence from the Desmodus rotundus isolate HL8 chromosome 4, HLdesRot8A.1, whole genome shotgun sequence genome:
GAACAACCAAAATCGAGGTAGACAGCCGTGGTGGACAGACTGGCAGTCGTCCTCAGCCAGACCTGACAGTGGTGGGAAGGTGCACGGGCCCATCCCATCGCAGGCCGATCAGCAAGCTGATTCAGCAGCAGTGCTAACTTCCCTCGGCCCAGAAAAACACGAGATACCGTTCGGTCAAGTACGTGTGTGGATGCACGAGAGTGCGTTTGCTGACCATCGCCCTTTGCACCCTTTTCCTGTTCTgtggtttgtttcatttttattttaaatgctctcagtaaatattaatgcCAAGTGGAGATTACTTAAGGGCTAGTGGAGCCTGGCTGAAATGCTAGGAAATGCTCTTCCCTTGACTTGCCACGGACTGCTTAGAAGGAGGGTTACTACGCCTAAGCTTTAGCTTGTGTCTCCCCATGTGAAGAGCTGGTAGCTTAACTTATCCCCCAGAAATACAGCACTTCCCTGGAGCCTCACTTCCGTGCATTGTCAGTCGTCAGCCACACATCTGAAATGCAGGCATCACCGGACTAGGTGTCTGGGGTCAGAGTTCTACGTGGCCATGCCCCCCAATAATAATTAAACAGTGGACGTGCCTTCACACATGCAAGAACCCTGTTACAAATCTGAAACTTTGGCCATTTTGCTGCTTAAATTTCTTGTGAAGCCATCTCACCTCCACGTCCACTTCAGGGGGTTGTCacaccattgaatgagcatgctccttctgctgccccaacccttcCCACACCCACTAGCCTCCTTTGTAGcctagtgcctggcactcagtgcGTTTTTATCCAGTCAGTGGATATTGCTTACTTTGGGAAGATACTCCTGCCCTTTCCTGCTCATGAATTTCTGCGACCACCAGTGTTGACTAATTAACTGGGGGGAGGTGTCACAATCATGCTAATTCATGGACCCCTTTTTCTGTGGCTGATGCCTGAAATTTCTGTTCATGAAAGAATGTGTCCATTTGAttacaactttttaattttgttaattcatttttttgcaggggTCTTGCCCCTCAGAATAAGCCAGAACTGCAGAAGgtgatggaaaagagaaaacgAGATCAAGTAAtaaagcagaaggaagaggaagcacAAAAGAAGAAATCTGACTTGGAAATAGAACTATTAAAACGACAGCAGAAGTTGGAACAGGTGAGGATGACTGGGTGCAGGTGGCCTTTCTCTGATTGAGCTGCATTTGGCGTACAACAccgtgtaagtttaaggtgtacggTATATTGATTTGGTACATTTATGTTGCAATACGATTGCCATTGTTGCCTTAGCTGACACCTCTGTTGCATCACATACTGATTATTCTGTAGCTGGGAACCATTAAGATCTAGTCTGTCAGCAAGTTGAATGTTTGTGGCAGTTTTGTTGTCCGCAGTCACTGTACTATTATTTATCACGTCTCTGGGACTGCTTATCTCCTAGGTGCAAGTTTGCACTCTCTGACCACcatctcccatttccccccctccagcccctggtaaccaccactcCCCTCTCTGCTTTCACAGGCTTGCTTTTTAAAGACTCCACATGCAAGATATATGACAcactatttgtttttctctgacttatctcACAAGTAGTCTTTTATGtcctgaaaaataagaatgttggAATAAGCATAATTTGCCCTTGCCAGTGTGGATcagggttggagcattgtcccggagaccaaagggttgcgggttgaTTCCTAGTCCGGGCACATGCCCGGgtggcgggttcgatccctggtcagggtgtgtacaagaacgcaaccaatcgatatttttctctcacatcaatgtttctcccctctcccccttcctctctctaaaaaacaatgaaaaaatgttctcagtaatctctctctctccccccatttcTCCTACTGAAAAAAAAGTTACCAGACATGTCAGATGTAAATGTTTATACCATGAAAGGAAAATATGAGGCAAAATATCAGCAAATGGCCTAAAATACATTTAAGTGAAAGTCCAGGATTCTGTTGAGGACCTAGAAGAGATTCAGGAGGCAAAGCCAACACCAGGGGctctcagtggattcagtgttgGGAGCTCAAGCAACTGAGTGAACTTTAACCTCACTGAGAGTGTAGGAGAACAGGGTTGATCTCAGGATCTCAGTGTCTTATCCATGATTTTTAGATTCTCATCACCTCTGGCATTGCTTGTCGTTACAACCCATCGGCTGCTGCTCCTGGGTGGAATTACACCAGGACCtagatacatatatgtgtgtgtgcattttttttaactgaaaccaggagaaacaaagcCATTAAGGACTTTGGAAAGAGGAGTGTTTTGAAAAACCTCTCAGTTTGTAAATAATTTTCCTGTTTCTGACTTTTATTCAGCTTGAACTTGAGAAACAGAAACTgcaagaagagcaagaaaatgcCCCAGAGTTTGTGAAGGTTAAAGGCAATCTTAGGAGAACAGGCCAAGAAGTGGCCCAAGCCCAGGAGTCGTAGGCCCAGGCCTGAGAGACTGTGCTGCAGCTGTGAGCAGGTGCCTCCTCAAGGCTTCATCCCGGGGCACAGACCCCTGGGGCGCGTCCCAGCCAGCAGAGAATCACCACTTAAACAGGATTTGGCCTCGGTTCGCCTACTAGCTGGGTGGGTAAATTACCTGTGACAGCTGCAGTTCCTATTCGCCAAACAAAGGACGTTGACCAGCACTCAAGTTGGGATATGGACCTGTGTTCAAAGACTCGTTAGAAACAACAAATAAAGGAAGAGGACACTGGAACGAATTCTTGAGAGTTGCACTACTTGGTTTTTCTGCCGATCCAAGTTTAGTGGGGCACagagccttttttcttttaaaaactgaagaaagtgtgttttattcttcctttagtTATCTACTAGGTGATTTAGATCACATAGAAATGCATTTGGTCTGTTACAGCCGATATTCAGCAATTCTGTTTTGAGAACCCCAAATTTCCTTATTTAATTTACACTTCCACCCATGTTAGGTGAATTCACACCTGAGAGTGTAGATGTTAGTGTTGAGCACAGCTATTACCTTTATCGACAGCCATAGGGTGAAGAGGgtttaaaatatgtaaacaaacatatgtaaacaaaaatacataaacagcCATCTTgaccttattttaatttttttggctaTGTTCCATGGTAACATTCCAGCTCAGAGAGGGCGCATTATGTAAATCCATTTATTGctttgataacttttttttttaatttcttgctgagCTAGTCCTTTTATATGAAATAATCTCCCCCATCCTTTGGAGAATAGAAGCCAGTCCACATAACCCAATTTCAGTGTCAAAAGTAGAGGGTCCAaatcttttgattccttctgagAGCAGTGGGGAATGCTCCCCTTGGGAGCCTAGAAAGGAGGAGTTCTTTGGCTATTTTAATGTGAGGCAAGTGTAGACTGGTCTCAAGGAGGCCTCGTTGGAAGATTCATAGCATTTGTACATGTTGAAAGTTATCAGAATCCAAGCTTTGAAAATTTCCGAGTAATGATCacccatttctttacttttttttcttgagaagaaAGACTATCTCCCCATTCTCTTAGTTATGATGATGCTATTGATAATGATGATGTTAATGACTACTATTCTGCATCTCAGGAAAAGCCAACATGAAGGGAGAAGCTGCTTAGTTTTCGGACTCTAGCTAGCAAGCTACTCAAAGTGAAGTCCGAGCTGCCAGTACCACCCAAGTTCTTAGGCAGGATTCATTCTATACTGCTGGTGTGATACATTCAACTTGGGGGGTCCGGAAGAATTTGTGTGGATTCAGTAAGTTCTCCACAGCGACGACTCAGCCAGTAATTTCTCCGTTGAAGACCTTCTTATAATTCTTCTAAAGGCACGTAGAAAGCTGGGTTCTGAGCTTTTGATTTCTTAATAAACATAGGAGAAATTGGCTTTCTGTGGGAATGCTTTTCATAGTCGACCATTAGGCTCATATTCAGTGCTAATGTGAACAGGATGTAAGTAAATGCAGTGATCATACACTGCTAGTTCAAGAACATGTGGATCACATGTGGAATGAATGATTTCCCTCATCAgtattatttgaataaaataggCGTTTAAGAGAAGATGCCCTATCATAGTTGGCTTTCGAAGGATGGAACGGCAACTTTTTCCATCACTTCCTTTTCAGAGAAGAAAGGACGTTAACTGATCATCTTGAAGGCACACGTCTGACGGCGCACCGACTGCAGTTCCTTCTCTGTGCGTGTGGGCTGCTGACGTGACCTGAGAAGTGAGGCTTCAGGGCCCGCTGGGCGCAGCCTTTGCTGCGTGTAAGATCTTCAGGTCCTGGGTCCTTGAAGCAGTCCTGCCACTTGATGAGATTCTCAAGGGCTCTGGCAGGCTCCTTTAGAAGGACCAATTCTGTTTCTAGAACTTAGCTAGAATTCATTCTTCcctgggaaaaaataaatgacatgagCATTTCCCTTCCAATGTCACAAATCTGCAGAATTATTGGTAGTTCGTAGTTCACGGTCTGGCCAAACCAAGACTTGTAAATAGCATACAGTGATGTCTTAGTGGAAGGTACATGTAGAGAAGCTCCTTGAAGTCATCAGATCAGCTTAGCTCTCAGGCCCAAGTTTGAAgaggcctcagtccccttcagcgCTTCAACACTGTACACCCCCGACCCCCAGGACTCATGGACACCCGAGCAGCTTTGTGCTTTGAGCCACTTTTGGACAAAACCGGCTCCATTTTTCCACTCCGCGGTTTTCTTAAACTAGTTCAATGTTTTATAGTCTCCTGGCAGTAAGGTGGTGTTGCTTTCGAAGCTATAGCAGTTGACTTTATTCTTCTACTCTGAGAAACCTTGACTTGTTTGagtgtatataatatgtataaaggGAGCCTTAATGGGgttgttttcataatttaatattttttgtatttgctcttgtataattgtttttaatggaAAGTATTACAGAATTGAGGGTGGAATTCTTAGAACCAAAGTTATTCTTAATAAAAATCACCACATGCTCGGACCACGCAGCATTATTTGTCTGGTGTTTTTAAAATGGATGGGGGGACGGTGCATTATGTTCGGTTCAAAGATCAGAAGGTGGTTCTAAGGCCTCGCTTTGACGACTGTCCTTTTGTACAAACTTGTCCCCAAATTAGTTCTGTCCTCTTGCCCTGTGTCAGTCAAGACTGATAATTTATGATGTCAAATCTGTGCTAAGGTGCTATGCTGCACCTTGTGTACAAGAGGTGATGTTTCAGCGGCAGCTGTCCGTGCTGCGGATCGGAGTGTGCTGAGTGTTAGGTAGCTTGGTAGGACAGCGGGGGATACATTCTGGGAAGGAACAGTTTCTCCTGCCTGTGAACTCGTACACCTGACATGTCTGAAGTGTGaccataaaattattttgctgATGCAGCTAAAGTAATGTTACCTTCAGAGAAGTTAGTTTGGGAAGCTATACACATGATTTTATTAGGTTGTTCGTTACATTAGTTGGGAGGTTTCA
Encoded proteins:
- the FAM107B gene encoding protein FAM107B isoform X2; its protein translation is MAEPDYIEDDNPELIRPQKLVNPVKTSRNHQDLHRELLMNQKRGLAPQNKPELQKVMEKRKRDQVIKQKEEEAQKKKSDLEIELLKRQQKLEQLELEKQKLQEEQENAPEFVKVKGNLRRTGQEVAQAQES